The window CGCGATGGCCTCCGGAAGCAGCCGGCGCAGCAGGGCCTCGGCCGCCGCCAGCCCGCCGTCCAGATACAACGCCCCCAGGAGGGCTTCGAAGGCGTCTGCCAGGATGGAGGGCCGGGTCCGGCTTCCCTCCGCCTCTCCCTTTCCCAGCCGGAGGAAGCGGCCGAGCTCCAGGGCCTCGGCCCAGGCCGTGAGCTGCTCGCCCCGAATGAGGGCAGTCCGCAGGGCCGTCAGGCGCCCCTCCGGCCAATCCGGGAAGCGGCGGAACAGCTCCGCGCTGACGACCAGCTGCAGCACCGCGTCCCCCAGGAACTCCAGCCGCTCGTTATCTCGGACCCCCTCCCCGGGGTGCTCGTTGACGTAGGAGCGGTGGGTCAGGGCCTCCCGAAGCCACTCGGGGTTCCGGAACGACCAGCCCAGGCGCTCCTCCAGGAGCCGGAGCGAGTCTTCAGGGGAAGCGGGAGGCGCCCCTTCCTCCCGGACCGTCCCGGTGGATCCGGAGGGC is drawn from Thermoflexus hugenholtzii and contains these coding sequences:
- the rnc gene encoding ribonuclease III; translation: MGILRSRMGRLLENLPGWRREPSPSPTRSDEAPSGSTGTVREEGAPPASPEDSLRLLEERLGWSFRNPEWLREALTHRSYVNEHPGEGVRDNERLEFLGDAVLQLVVSAELFRRFPDWPEGRLTALRTALIRGEQLTAWAEALELGRFLRLGKGEAEGSRTRPSILADAFEALLGALYLDGGLAAAEALLRRLLPEAIAQALENLERHDPKGRLQQWSQAVRGQTPVYEVVAVEGPPHAARFTVRVRIGEEVVGEGQGTSKREATREAARDALRRLGLEDA